The region ttaagcaagatgacatgatgtagacaaaatacactcatgtatgaataaaccccatctttttatccttaatagaaacgatacatacgtgtcatgtccctttatgtcgctgggattgagcaccgcaatatcgaacccattacaaagcacatcttcccatggcaagataaatcaatctagttggccaaaccaagccaataaatcggagaagaaatacgaagctatattaatcatgcataaaagagttcagagaaaactcaaataatattcatggatggatccgatcataaactcacaattcatcggatctcaacaaacacaccacaaaaagtcattacatcaaatagatctccaaaaacaacaaggagagcattgtattgagaaacattgagagagaagaagccatctagctactaactctgGACCCATagctctgtggtaaactactcacacatcaccggaggggcagcaaggttgatgaagaaccCCTTTGTGatcgatccccccctccggcagagtgccaaaaAAGGTtcccagatgggatctctcgagagtAGAAGCTTGCGACAGCGTAAAAAGTATTTCTTGGACTCCCCTGTTGGTTTCTTGATTTATgggtatttatagaggcggagttaggtcaaaGGGAACTCTgtgggccccacaacccatcagggcgcgccctggttggtCGTGGGCCCATGCTCCCTCGTCTGTtcttctcccgaagcttctagtgtcCCTTATGTCCAAAAAATCTCCAaaatgttttgtggcatttggacttcgtttggtactgatattctgcgaaaccaaaaacaagcaaaaaacaacaactggcactgggcactaagttaataggttagtcccaaaaaataatataaagttgcttgtaaatgtatataaaacacccaagattgatactttaatagcatggaacaataaaaaattatagatatgtcggGGACGTATCAGTCCCAAATTTTGCAGGCGGAGACATGGCGATCCTGAGTTTGCGCGTCGCCTAGCTAGCCTCCGTATGCATTTTGGTGACCACATATATCGCAActttgctagagttgctcttatacTTTTCCTTCAAAACATATTTTTTTTGATTAAAGACACACTCATGAAGTTTATCGAGTAGTAACAAAACATTTAGCTTTGTACTCATGATTTTCATGTTCTTGCAGTACCGACAGAAACTATGGACGATAGCAACATGGACTTGACAATTGACGCCATGTGGTTGTTCCTAGCTATTTTTCTCATCACTGCAATAATCATTAAGGTTGCAAATGCAAGAGTTACCTCCGATCCAGGGTGTACACGATCACCTCCACCTATGCTCAATATAATTGCTCTCCTAAAACTCTTACCTACCTTGTGTACAAAGGGCCCCGAAGTTACAATGACCTATCTATATAACAAGTTTGGTAGTGTGTTCACAATAAGTTTTCTTTGGAAAAGAATAAGCTTCTTGGTTGGGCCAGAGGTCTCTGGTCTTTTCTTTCAAGGTTCGGAGTCCGAGGTTTCCCAAGGTAATACGTTTGAGTTCACTGTGCCCATGTTTGGCCTGGAGAACGGATTTGCCGTAGATTACAGCACCCGAATCCAGGAGATTCACTTCTTCATTGACGCTCTAAGGCCATCGCAGCTGAGGAGCCATGTTGACCCCATGCTTCGTGAAGTGGAGGTAAGGATATATTAGACATCGTGCCTCCTCACATTATTGGATTTCTGAACATAAGTTGAAATTAATCCATGCAGTACTATCAAATAACCAACCTTAGTAGTTATAGCCATTTCTAAATAGATGACTTGTTTTGCTTTGAAATTTTGAATGGGAGCAACTTTGACTCTGATTTCGTTTTTGTTGCAGTCTGTTCTGTCCAATGTCCTGTAGTTTGTTTAATATAATCAACAAAGTCAGTTTGTATGCTAAAAAATTAATAATTAAGGAACCTAATTTGCTACTTCATGTGATTCTATCCATTTCTAAATAGATGATGCTTCTCACTTTGCTAAGTCTCAAGAGAGCAACTTTGAGCCcatatgttattgtgaatatgtaaGCAGAACTTGTAAGAATAGGTATGTGGTGTGACTTTTTATGACAAATTCGTCTACAGTCCAATCCAAAAATTCTAATACTTTTTGCAAGTTAAAAAAACTGTTTGTTAGTGAAAAAAACAATGAACTTTGATCGCTTTTTTTCTAGTAAACAATCAATGTATTCTGGAAAAAGTGTTTATATTTCTTATAGGTCTACAACTATCATGAAATCTACACAATTTAGAGCAGTACATACGTTCCATAGATAAATCCAGTTGATACTTCATATTGAGTAAATAAAGTTTACTATTTGTCGAAAAAGTGCTATAGATAAAACTAGTTTAGTCTCCATGTTCATCAAATTTGGTTTATAGAAGggtacaatacataaataaacaaacAGATACAATACTTTTTTTCCACTTTGTCCTTATATGTCGGTGTATTTTACACAGAAATTTGGATGCTATCGCAAAATGATATGAAAATAAAACaataaaaattatcagaaaaatcattTCTTGTAACAAAACAACTATCAAAACAAAGGTGATACAGTATTAATAATTAGATACATTGTTCCTTCCTTAGATGTATTTACTTATTTCCCCTGATATTTGGTAGGGGCAGGGTTTAGAATTTTGGTACCACATATTTTTATAAAATCCAGATTTTACTTCATAATTATTTCATCTAAAGTTACTTTAATTTACTAAAAATTTGAATTAGGTTTGAATATAGTATAAATTTATGTGGCAACAAGTATTTTGGTacccatgaaattaccaaaattttGGAAACATTGTTGAAACTTTGAAACATGGATACAGACATGTTCCCATATGAAATTATTGTACTTGAAAGAATAATATTAATTTGACAAAAAATTGGTTTCCTTCGTAGTAGTGTTACATGTAGTTCATTAGCATGAACACGATTGCACAATACGCTCATTATTCAAGCCTTCCCTAGAACGTTATGGTATTTCACGATATTATATGTGTAGACAAACTCGTGGTGCATGCTAATTTGCTATATATGTTAATTCAACTAGCCGGCGTTGTCATAATGCATGCTATATATTTTCCACAAGACTACTTTGCGAAATGGGGAGAAGAGGGGGTAGTCGATCTGAAAGATGAGCTCAACCAGATACTCATGTTGATCTCAAGTCAATGCTTACTTGGAAATGAGGTTAGAGAAAAGCTATTTGGTGAGATTTACACATTGTTTAGTGGAATCGAAGGGGGGGTGAACTTGGTGAGTTTCATGCTCCCATATTTCCCTGTTCCGGCAAACCACCGACGAGACAAAGCACGAATCAGACTTATAGAGATTGTTTATGATATTATGAGGTCAAGAAAGACATGCGGCCGTGTCGAGCAAGATGTCCTCCAGAAATTGATGGACTCTAGGTATAAAGACGGTCATCGTACAACAGAAGCGGCGGTCGCCGGGATGATCATCGCATTGATATTTGCTGGAAAACACACAAGCTCAATTGTATCCACCTGGACAGGAGCTTGCCTATTGACCCATACAAAGTTTTTAGATGTTGTTGTGGAAGAGCAAAGGGAAATAATGAGAAAATATAAGGACAAGATAGACTATAATGTCTTGTCAAAGATGGAGACATTGCATAGTTCTATCAAAGAGGCAGGACGCATGCATCCAGCGACACTAGGTTTGATTCGCCAAACACAAAAGAA is a window of Triticum dicoccoides isolate Atlit2015 ecotype Zavitan chromosome 2B, WEW_v2.0, whole genome shotgun sequence DNA encoding:
- the LOC119366884 gene encoding obtusifoliol 14-alpha demethylase-like: MDLTIDAMWLFLAIFLITAIIIKVANARVTSDPGCTRSPPPMLNIIALLKLLPTLCTKGPEVTMTYLYNKFGSVFTISFLWKRISFLVGPEVSGLFFQGSESEVSQGNTFEFTVPMFGLENGFAVDYSTRIQEIHFFIDALRPSQLRSHVDPMLREVEMMLLTLLSLKRATLSPYVIVNIKQSMYSGKSVYISYRSTTIMKSTQLQDYFAKWGEEGVVDLKDELNQILMLISSQCLLGNEVREKLFGEIYTLFSGIEGGVNLVSFMLPYFPVPANHRRDKARIRLIEIVYDIMRSRKTCGRVEQDVLQKLMDSRYKDGHRTTEAAVAGMIIALIFAGKHTSSIVSTWTGACLLTHTKFLDVVVEEQREIMRKYKDKIDYNVLSKMETLHSSIKEAGRMHPATLGLIRQTQKNITVRTKEGTEYGIPKGDTLVNLVMLTSKLSHIYKDPEVYDPYRFRPGREEDKVGGKFSYAIFGGGSHVCPGEAYAFLQIKIIWSHLLRNFELKLTSPFPKTDWSKFMLEPKGKVLVNYKRRHLESN